The following are encoded together in the Blautia obeum ATCC 29174 genome:
- a CDS encoding DUF6718 family protein yields the protein MCYLVAKDRDAHGCFALKMTHGKHLVELKRELNKAVGYKGIQLVTISRPTAYGEYAPYHFVDTEQEFQTLVKGLRP from the coding sequence ATGTGTTATCTAGTAGCGAAAGATCGTGATGCACATGGTTGTTTTGCTTTAAAAATGACTCATGGAAAGCATCTGGTGGAATTGAAAAGAGAATTGAATAAAGCAGTTGGATATAAAGGTATACAACTTGTAACAATCAGTAGACCAACAGCGTATGGCGAATACGCACCGTATCACTTTGTGGATACAGAGCAAGAGTTTCAGACTCTTGTAAAAGGACTTCGACCATAA
- a CDS encoding PH domain-containing protein → MTYKEKKRSMFLGLPWTFTTYTVTDEFISIDSGLLNKVENDCYMYKVIDVRLETTLMERILGIGTIHCFTGDVTDPDLKLQHIKNAKEIKDFILKQSEQERLKRKTLNMQHLDGNPEVSRMAATDSCRS, encoded by the coding sequence ATGACTTACAAAGAAAAAAAGCGTTCTATGTTTCTTGGTCTGCCATGGACCTTTACTACTTATACCGTAACTGATGAGTTCATATCAATCGATTCTGGTTTGCTCAACAAAGTGGAGAATGACTGTTACATGTACAAAGTAATTGATGTCCGTCTGGAAACCACTCTGATGGAACGAATCCTTGGTATCGGTACCATTCACTGCTTCACTGGAGATGTAACGGATCCTGATCTTAAATTACAGCACATAAAAAATGCCAAAGAAATTAAAGATTTTATCCTGAAACAATCCGAACAGGAAAGACTAAAAAGAAAGACCTTAAATATGCAGCATCTGGATGGTAATCCGGAAGTCAGCAGAATGGCCGCAACGGACAGCTGCAGATCATAA
- a CDS encoding Ig-like domain-containing protein → MKKKILALTLSVAMLTTGALTSVPAAEFEDTSICATEVSSDAIEDFDSLDTREDTEVEFDNTDSNFSSEENIDYSYEGIDSSDSEFISDETEVFTEDVGIDDDINPENSSVSETPSREPLKPAVTESIVTGLEKPLKFYPGKFYDFTVTGAGMDNTDPIENDERWEPLYWSTKNNPSTIQVNTRWRIGSSKGIMESNTYSMYIFFKKQFFDCKHGWEYTEDIQSLRITFESDSITTSELDSWINSDKDEYGNPIPTEPPTVTPTPPTVTPTPPTVTPTPPTLQMRVNTHSITLRTGQSTSSVKVTNATPYFRVVAWYSDNTSIAKVNPYGKITAGKKPGKTYITIVMSTGEAAKIKVTVQKGKIKTKSISGLKKKVSVNKGKTLKLTPVLSPQTSQEKISYSSSNKKVATVSSKGIIKGIKAGTTKITVKSGTKKFVVTVTVPKTTTKKITGIKSAIKLKKGKTYKLKPKKVPANSDYKISYNSSNKKVATVSSKGVITARKKGSTTITIKSGKISVKCKVTVK, encoded by the coding sequence ATGAAAAAGAAAATACTTGCATTAACATTATCTGTTGCAATGCTCACTACTGGAGCATTGACATCTGTACCTGCTGCAGAGTTTGAAGATACTTCTATTTGTGCTACCGAAGTTTCTTCTGATGCTATCGAAGACTTTGATTCCCTTGACACAAGAGAGGATACAGAAGTTGAATTTGACAATACTGATAGTAATTTTAGCAGTGAAGAGAATATAGATTATTCCTATGAAGGTATTGATTCTTCAGACTCAGAATTTATATCTGATGAGACAGAAGTCTTTACTGAAGATGTTGGAATTGATGATGATATAAATCCAGAGAATTCTTCTGTTTCGGAAACTCCTTCGCGAGAGCCATTAAAACCTGCTGTCACTGAAAGTATTGTAACCGGTCTTGAAAAACCTTTAAAATTCTATCCAGGCAAGTTTTATGATTTTACTGTAACAGGTGCTGGAATGGATAATACTGATCCAATAGAAAATGATGAGAGATGGGAACCATTATATTGGAGTACAAAAAATAATCCTTCAACTATTCAAGTTAACACTCGATGGAGAATCGGCTCATCAAAAGGCATTATGGAATCCAATACATATTCTATGTATATTTTCTTTAAAAAACAGTTTTTTGATTGTAAACATGGATGGGAATACACAGAGGATATTCAATCTTTACGGATTACTTTTGAGTCTGATTCTATTACAACATCAGAATTAGACAGTTGGATTAATTCTGATAAGGATGAATATGGTAATCCTATTCCTACCGAACCACCTACAGTAACGCCAACACCACCTACAGTAACGCCAACACCACCTACAGTAACGCCAACACCACCTACATTACAAATGAGGGTAAACACTCATTCCATCACACTACGCACAGGACAGTCAACTTCATCTGTCAAGGTTACAAACGCTACCCCTTATTTTCGTGTAGTTGCGTGGTATTCTGATAATACTTCTATTGCAAAAGTTAACCCTTATGGAAAGATTACTGCCGGCAAAAAGCCAGGCAAAACTTATATTACAATAGTAATGTCAACTGGCGAAGCTGCTAAAATAAAAGTAACTGTACAAAAAGGAAAAATAAAAACAAAATCCATTTCTGGTCTTAAAAAGAAAGTATCTGTAAATAAAGGGAAAACTTTAAAATTAACTCCTGTGTTATCACCACAGACATCACAGGAAAAGATCAGCTATAGTTCTTCTAATAAAAAAGTTGCTACAGTGTCTTCCAAGGGTATAATAAAAGGAATAAAAGCCGGAACTACAAAGATCACAGTAAAATCCGGAACAAAAAAATTTGTTGTAACTGTAACTGTGCCTAAAACAACCACAAAGAAAATCACTGGTATTAAATCCGCGATTAAACTAAAAAAGGGCAAAACTTATAAACTGAAACCTAAAAAAGTACCAGCAAACAGCGATTATAAAATATCTTACAACAGTTCTAATAAAAAAGTTGCCACAGTTAGTTCCAAAGGCGTTATCACCGCCAGAAAAAAAGGTTCTACAACAATAACAATTAAATCTGGTAAAATCAGCGTTAAGTGCAAAGTCACAGTAAAATAA
- a CDS encoding glycosyltransferase family 2 protein: METKTDRLFIIIPAYNERENIRQVLDDWYPVIQAHSGNGESRLVVIDDGSKDDTYIIMQEYAKEHPLFSPITKTNSGHGATVLYGYHYALDHGADFVFQTDSDGQTLPSEFEQFWDQREAWDMVIGWRNNRQDGGSRIFVTRILRLVIRICFGVSVKDANTPFRLMKADTLRRYIDLIPNDFNLSNVVLSVIYAKKGCRVKYLPITFRPRQGGINSINMKKIFKIGRQALKDFRQINRVLNRK, from the coding sequence TTGGAAACAAAGACAGATAGACTTTTTATAATCATACCGGCATATAACGAACGAGAAAATATCCGACAAGTACTTGATGACTGGTATCCTGTCATTCAGGCGCATTCCGGAAACGGTGAATCCCGCCTGGTTGTGATTGATGACGGAAGCAAGGATGATACATACATAATAATGCAGGAATATGCAAAAGAACACCCTTTGTTCAGCCCTATCACGAAAACAAACAGTGGACATGGTGCAACTGTTTTATATGGATATCATTATGCACTTGATCATGGTGCAGATTTTGTTTTTCAGACTGATTCAGATGGTCAGACACTTCCCTCTGAATTTGAACAGTTTTGGGATCAGAGGGAAGCATGGGATATGGTCATTGGGTGGCGAAACAACCGTCAGGATGGCGGCAGTCGTATCTTTGTTACTCGTATTCTACGCCTTGTGATTCGTATCTGTTTCGGTGTTTCCGTCAAAGATGCCAACACGCCATTCCGTCTGATGAAGGCAGATACTCTACGCAGATATATTGACCTGATCCCTAATGATTTTAATCTGTCCAATGTGGTCTTGTCAGTAATCTATGCAAAAAAGGGATGCCGCGTCAAATATCTGCCAATCACTTTCCGTCCAAGACAGGGCGGTATCAACTCGATTAATATGAAAAAGATCTTCAAGATCGGTCGCCAGGCACTGAAAGATTTCCGGCAAATCAATCGTGTACTGAACCGAAAATAG
- the hisIE gene encoding bifunctional phosphoribosyl-AMP cyclohydrolase/phosphoribosyl-ATP diphosphatase HisIE — MADKLLIPCLYLQSGKAVTGFGQRNLFGEGNIEDLVRFYRDNGADELLVFDFSSGDKEHDQAIANIKQICAIAEIPVMAAGNINRMEDVKKLLYAGCAKVVLNFSKESNILLLEEVSKRFGKEKMVISISSMEEFADNQKLIEKYADEILALDTIQDEIATSSDMKVILHTEESKTDALKDLLKKESVHALSGAYISSLEVKLINFKEDCKASGIPVITFESAISWSDFKLNNDGLIPVVVQDYKNDQVLMVAYMNEEAFQNTLKTGKMTYWSRSRQELWLKGLTSGHFQYVKSLALDCDNDTILAKVDQIGAACHTGSRSCFFKPLVQKDYNDTNPLHVFQDVYDVIADRKIHPKEGSYTNYLFDKGIDKILKKVGEECSEIIIAAKNPDKEEIKYEISDFLYHAMVLMVEKGVTWEEITSELARR; from the coding sequence ATGGCAGATAAACTACTGATTCCATGCCTGTATCTGCAATCAGGAAAGGCAGTTACCGGATTTGGTCAACGAAATCTCTTTGGAGAAGGAAATATAGAAGATCTTGTGCGTTTTTACCGAGATAACGGAGCAGATGAACTGCTGGTTTTTGACTTTTCGTCTGGAGATAAAGAGCATGATCAGGCTATTGCAAATATCAAACAGATTTGTGCGATTGCTGAAATTCCTGTTATGGCAGCTGGAAATATCAATCGCATGGAAGATGTCAAAAAGCTTCTTTATGCCGGATGTGCCAAAGTTGTTCTGAATTTTTCCAAAGAAAGTAATATTTTACTTCTTGAGGAAGTATCCAAACGTTTCGGTAAAGAAAAAATGGTCATCAGTATTTCTTCTATGGAAGAATTTGCAGATAACCAAAAACTGATTGAAAAGTATGCAGATGAAATTCTTGCATTGGATACGATTCAGGACGAAATCGCAACGAGTTCTGATATGAAGGTTATTCTTCATACAGAAGAGAGTAAAACAGATGCCCTGAAAGATCTTCTCAAAAAAGAATCTGTACATGCTTTAAGCGGTGCTTATATCAGTTCTCTTGAGGTGAAACTTATTAATTTCAAAGAAGACTGCAAAGCTTCCGGAATTCCGGTCATTACTTTCGAAAGTGCTATCAGCTGGTCTGATTTCAAACTCAACAATGACGGATTGATTCCGGTGGTAGTTCAGGATTACAAAAACGACCAGGTACTTATGGTAGCATATATGAATGAAGAGGCCTTCCAAAATACTCTGAAAACTGGTAAAATGACTTACTGGAGCCGCAGTCGTCAGGAACTCTGGCTCAAGGGTCTTACTTCCGGTCACTTTCAGTATGTAAAATCACTTGCGCTGGACTGCGACAATGATACAATCCTCGCTAAAGTCGATCAGATCGGAGCAGCTTGCCACACTGGCAGCCGCAGCTGCTTCTTTAAACCTCTGGTTCAGAAGGATTATAATGACACAAACCCGCTTCATGTTTTCCAGGATGTATACGACGTGATCGCAGATCGCAAAATTCATCCTAAAGAAGGCTCTTATACAAATTATCTTTTTGATAAGGGTATTGATAAGATTCTCAAAAAAGTCGGTGAAGAGTGTTCAGAGATCATCATTGCGGCCAAAAATCCTGACAAAGAAGAAATTAAATATGAAATTTCGGATTTTCTGTATCATGCCATGGTTCTGATGGTAGAAAAGGGAGTTACCTGGGAAGAGATTACCAGTGAACTTGCCAGAAGGTAA
- the hisB gene encoding imidazoleglycerol-phosphate dehydratase HisB, with protein MAREASVERNTKETEIKLKLTLDGTGYSDIETGVGFFNHMLDGFTRHGLFDLCVRVHGDLEVDDHHTIEDTGIVLGTAIKEAIGDKKGIRRYGSCILPMDEVLVLCAIDLSGRPYFSWDAEFTSEKIGDMSTEMVKEFFYAISYSCGMNLHIKVLTSGNSHHVAEAMFKSFSKALDQAVSYDPRITDVLSTKGSLA; from the coding sequence ATGGCAAGAGAAGCATCTGTAGAACGTAATACAAAAGAAACAGAGATCAAACTCAAACTGACTCTGGATGGAACTGGTTATTCTGATATTGAAACCGGCGTCGGTTTCTTTAACCATATGCTTGACGGTTTTACAAGACATGGCCTTTTTGATCTCTGCGTTCGTGTCCATGGCGATCTGGAGGTAGATGACCATCATACAATTGAAGATACCGGTATTGTCCTTGGTACTGCGATCAAAGAAGCAATTGGAGACAAGAAAGGAATCCGCCGCTACGGAAGCTGTATCCTCCCAATGGATGAAGTTCTTGTACTCTGTGCAATCGACCTTTCCGGCCGGCCATATTTTTCATGGGATGCAGAGTTTACTTCCGAAAAGATCGGAGATATGTCCACTGAAATGGTAAAAGAGTTTTTCTATGCTATTTCTTATTCCTGTGGCATGAACCTGCATATCAAAGTACTTACCAGTGGCAACAGCCATCATGTTGCCGAAGCAATGTTCAAAAGCTTTTCCAAAGCATTGGATCAGGCTGTTTCCTATGATCCACGCATTACAGATGTACTCTCTACCAAGGGAAGTCTTGCATAA
- the hisD gene encoding histidinol dehydrogenase, translating into MRTVALTKESTKDILENLLKRSPNNYGKFEAAVDEILNKVKTEGDAALFAYTKEFDKTEISADTIKVTEEEIKEAYEAVDPALIDVIRKALVNIRSYHEKQRQNSWFTSETNGTMLGQKVTALERVGVYVPGGKAVYPSSVLMNIVPAKVAGVDQIVMTTPPGKDGKVNPSTLVAAKEAGADEIYKVGGAQAIGALAYGTESIPKVDKIVGPGNIFVALAKKAVYGYVSIDSIAGPSEILVLADETANPRYVAADLLSQAEHDELASAILITTSKELAAKVSEEVDGFVKVLSRKEIIQKSLDNFGYILIAEDMDEAIEAANAIASEHMEIVTANPFEVMMKVRNAGAIFIGENSSEPLGDYFAGPNHVLPTNGTAKFFSALSVDDFVKKSSIVYYSREALRKIHKDIEQFATSEQLTAHANSIAVRFEDEEQ; encoded by the coding sequence ATGCGTACAGTAGCACTTACAAAAGAAAGTACAAAAGATATTCTGGAAAATCTCCTGAAACGAAGCCCAAACAACTATGGCAAATTTGAAGCAGCAGTTGACGAAATTCTGAACAAAGTAAAAACAGAAGGCGATGCCGCTCTTTTTGCCTATACAAAAGAGTTCGACAAAACAGAGATCAGTGCAGATACGATCAAAGTAACTGAAGAAGAAATAAAAGAAGCTTATGAGGCAGTCGATCCGGCTCTGATCGATGTTATCCGCAAAGCACTTGTTAATATCAGAAGCTATCACGAAAAACAGCGCCAGAACAGCTGGTTCACCAGTGAAACAAATGGTACCATGCTTGGACAGAAAGTAACTGCCCTTGAACGTGTTGGTGTTTATGTTCCGGGCGGAAAGGCTGTTTATCCTTCTTCCGTACTGATGAACATCGTTCCTGCCAAAGTAGCTGGAGTAGACCAGATCGTTATGACAACTCCTCCGGGAAAAGACGGTAAAGTCAATCCATCCACTCTGGTTGCAGCCAAAGAAGCCGGTGCAGATGAAATTTACAAAGTCGGCGGAGCACAGGCAATCGGTGCACTTGCTTACGGTACAGAAAGTATCCCAAAAGTTGACAAAATTGTAGGACCTGGAAACATCTTTGTAGCGCTTGCCAAAAAAGCGGTCTATGGCTATGTCAGCATTGACTCCATTGCCGGCCCAAGTGAGATTCTGGTTCTTGCCGATGAAACAGCCAATCCAAGATATGTAGCTGCCGACCTTCTTTCACAAGCAGAACATGACGAGCTTGCTTCTGCCATCCTGATCACGACAAGTAAGGAACTTGCAGCAAAAGTCAGCGAAGAAGTTGACGGTTTTGTCAAAGTCCTTTCCCGTAAAGAGATCATCCAGAAGTCCCTCGATAACTTTGGTTATATTTTAATTGCAGAAGACATGGATGAAGCCATTGAAGCAGCCAACGCCATTGCTTCTGAACATATGGAGATTGTAACTGCCAACCCATTTGAAGTAATGATGAAAGTAAGAAATGCCGGAGCAATCTTTATCGGTGAAAACAGCTCTGAACCACTCGGCGATTATTTTGCCGGACCAAACCATGTTCTTCCGACAAATGGAACAGCAAAATTCTTCTCCGCACTTTCTGTCGATGATTTTGTAAAAAAATCCAGTATCGTGTACTATTCGAGAGAAGCTCTGCGTAAAATTCATAAAGACATTGAACAGTTTGCAACTTCAGAACAGCTGACTGCACATGCCAACTCTATTGCTGTCCGTTTTGAAGACGAAGAACAGTAG
- the hisG gene encoding ATP phosphoribosyltransferase yields the protein MRYLTVALTKGRLAQKTLDMFEQIGITCEEMRDKDTRKLIFVNEDLKLRFFLAKGPDVPTYVEYGAADIGVTGKDIILEEGRKLYEVMDLGFGKCRMCVCGPESARELLQNNQLIRVATKYPNIAKDYFYNKKHQTVEIIKLNGSIELAPIVGLSEVIVDIVETGSTLRENGLNVLEEVCPLSARMVVNQVSMKMEDERIRNLIRDLRNVISK from the coding sequence ATGAGATATCTTACCGTTGCCCTTACGAAGGGAAGACTTGCACAGAAAACGCTGGATATGTTTGAACAGATTGGAATCACCTGCGAAGAAATGCGTGACAAAGATACCCGCAAACTGATCTTTGTCAATGAAGATCTGAAATTACGTTTTTTCCTCGCCAAAGGACCTGATGTACCAACTTACGTTGAATACGGTGCTGCCGATATCGGCGTCACTGGCAAGGATATCATTCTTGAAGAAGGACGTAAGCTTTATGAAGTAATGGACCTCGGATTCGGGAAATGTCGTATGTGTGTCTGTGGACCGGAAAGTGCCCGTGAACTGCTTCAGAACAACCAGTTGATCCGCGTTGCAACCAAATATCCAAACATTGCCAAAGACTATTTTTATAATAAGAAACATCAGACAGTAGAGATCATTAAGCTGAACGGTTCCATCGAACTGGCTCCGATCGTCGGACTTTCCGAAGTGATCGTAGATATTGTTGAAACCGGAAGCACCCTGCGTGAAAACGGTCTAAATGTTCTTGAAGAAGTCTGCCCACTTTCTGCAAGAATGGTCGTAAACCAGGTCAGCATGAAAATGGAAGATGAACGAATCCGTAACCTGATCCGTGATCTCAGAAATGTGATCAGTAAATAA
- the hisZ gene encoding ATP phosphoribosyltransferase regulatory subunit has product MQRIFHTPEGVRDIYNGECSQKHHLQTEIRKVFDSYGYEEIETPSFEYFEVFSREVGTIPSKDLYKFFDREGNTLVLRPDFTPSVSRACATYFNPEHQVITLSYTGNTFINNSSYQGRLKETTQMGVERIGDDSAEADAELLAMTVECLLKAGLKEFQVSVGQVDYFKSLLQDANLDIEEEENLRSLISQKNYFGVEDLVRSQNIPESLEKAFLELPHLFGSSEILQKARSLTDNICAIKAVERLEEIYEILKIYGYEKYVSFDFGMLSKFQYYTGIIFQAYTYGTGEPVVKGGRYNNLLKHFGKPAASIGFGITVDNLLMALSRQKISLPEKKAPVILTYTEANRREAILEAQKLRNEGTAVALRREKEDC; this is encoded by the coding sequence ATGCAGCGAATTTTTCATACACCTGAAGGTGTTCGCGATATTTATAATGGAGAGTGCAGCCAGAAGCATCATCTTCAGACAGAAATCCGCAAAGTATTTGATTCCTATGGATATGAGGAGATTGAAACTCCTTCCTTTGAATATTTTGAAGTATTCAGCAGAGAAGTAGGTACAATTCCTTCCAAGGATCTGTATAAATTTTTTGACCGTGAAGGAAATACCCTGGTATTACGCCCGGACTTCACACCATCCGTATCAAGAGCCTGCGCTACTTATTTTAATCCGGAGCACCAGGTTATAACACTTTCTTATACAGGAAACACTTTTATCAATAATTCCAGCTATCAGGGCCGACTCAAAGAGACCACTCAGATGGGTGTAGAACGTATCGGTGATGATTCTGCCGAAGCAGATGCAGAACTTCTCGCCATGACAGTTGAATGCCTTTTAAAAGCCGGATTAAAAGAATTTCAGGTCAGTGTCGGACAGGTTGACTATTTCAAATCTCTTCTTCAGGATGCCAATCTGGATATCGAAGAAGAAGAAAATCTCCGTTCCCTGATCTCCCAGAAAAACTATTTTGGTGTAGAAGATCTTGTACGCAGCCAGAATATTCCGGAATCTCTGGAAAAAGCTTTTCTGGAACTTCCACACCTGTTCGGCTCTTCAGAAATTCTTCAGAAAGCACGCAGTCTGACAGACAATATCTGTGCAATCAAAGCGGTAGAACGGCTGGAAGAAATCTATGAAATTCTCAAAATTTACGGATATGAAAAGTATGTCAGCTTTGATTTCGGTATGCTCAGCAAATTCCAGTATTATACAGGAATCATTTTCCAGGCATATACTTATGGAACCGGTGAACCAGTCGTAAAAGGAGGACGTTACAACAATCTTCTGAAACATTTCGGCAAACCTGCTGCCTCCATTGGTTTTGGCATCACTGTCGATAATCTCCTTATGGCTCTGTCCAGACAGAAGATTTCACTTCCGGAGAAAAAAGCACCAGTCATTCTTACCTATACAGAAGCTAATCGCCGCGAAGCCATTCTGGAAGCGCAGAAATTGAGAAATGAAGGAACGGCTGTAGCTCTTCGCCGTGAAAAGGAGGACTGCTGA
- a CDS encoding Holliday junction resolvase RecU, translated as MATWNSRGLRGSTLEDLVNRTNEQYAEKNLALIQKIPTPITPVRMDKENRHITLAYFEQRSTVDYIGAVQGIPVCFDAKECSVDTFPLSNIHPHQVEFMNAFEQQGGIAFFLIFFSHADLFYYLPLRDLMKFWNRMQSGGRKSFRREELNSIYYLQKKNGFLVPYLDGIQTDLKLRD; from the coding sequence ATGGCAACCTGGAACAGCAGAGGCCTCCGGGGTTCAACCCTGGAGGATCTCGTGAACCGAACCAATGAACAATATGCAGAAAAAAACCTTGCTCTGATTCAGAAAATTCCAACGCCGATCACACCAGTCCGCATGGACAAAGAAAACCGTCATATCACACTCGCATACTTTGAGCAACGCAGTACAGTCGATTATATCGGTGCTGTTCAGGGAATCCCGGTCTGCTTTGATGCTAAAGAATGCAGTGTTGATACTTTTCCGTTAAGCAATATCCACCCGCATCAGGTCGAATTCATGAACGCCTTTGAGCAGCAGGGCGGAATTGCTTTTTTTCTTATTTTTTTCAGTCATGCAGATCTGTTTTATTACCTTCCGCTCCGTGACCTGATGAAGTTCTGGAATCGCATGCAGTCCGGAGGGCGCAAAAGCTTTCGGCGCGAAGAATTGAATTCCATTTACTATTTACAGAAAAAAAATGGATTTCTTGTTCCCTATCTGGATGGAATCCAGACAGATCTGAAATTGCGGGATTGA
- the lepB gene encoding signal peptidase I yields MKIWNEIWDYVKMIIIVVVVVLVVNNVVLINAKIPSESMENTIMTGDRIFGFRMAYGLNFDFFGKHISYKTKDPERFDIIIFKFPDDESQLFIKRLIGLPGETVEIRDGKVYINGSDEPLDDSFVPEVPTGNYGPYKVPENSYFMLGDNREYSRDSRFWKNTFVSFDEIVGKAIVRYYPSIKLLN; encoded by the coding sequence ATGAAAATCTGGAATGAAATCTGGGATTATGTAAAAATGATCATCATTGTTGTAGTAGTAGTTCTTGTTGTAAATAATGTTGTTCTCATCAACGCCAAAATTCCGTCTGAATCCATGGAAAATACGATTATGACCGGTGACCGTATCTTCGGTTTCCGCATGGCATATGGTCTGAACTTTGATTTCTTCGGCAAACACATTTCCTACAAAACCAAAGATCCGGAACGCTTTGATATCATCATCTTCAAATTCCCGGATGATGAAAGCCAGCTGTTCATCAAACGTCTGATCGGACTTCCTGGTGAAACCGTAGAAATCCGTGACGGTAAAGTATACATAAATGGCTCTGATGAACCATTGGATGACAGCTTCGTACCGGAGGTTCCGACTGGAAATTATGGTCCCTATAAGGTACCGGAAAACAGTTACTTTATGCTCGGTGACAACCGCGAATATTCCAGAGACTCAAGATTCTGGAAAAACACCTTTGTATCCTTTGATGAGATCGTCGGAAAAGCCATCGTACGCTATTATCCATCTATCAAACTTCTGAACTGA
- a CDS encoding RluA family pseudouridine synthase, giving the protein MKEFQITENEAGQRFDKYLAKLLRNAPKSFFYKMLRKKNITLNGRKATGNEKLNTGDQIRLFLSDETFSKFSQQEQTARAVTDLDIIYEDTDILLINKPAGMLSQPDDTKEPSMVEYLIGYLLQNGSLTEENLRTFHPSVCNRLDKNTSGVIAAGKSLAGLQELSTLFHDRTVHKDYLCIVKGKLTRSRHIRGYLHKDANLNKVSVSPTKEKDAQPIETQYTPICNNEHATLLKVRLITGRTHQIRAHLASEGHPLAGDAKYGSQEFNRYFRDHYGLKHQLLHAYRLTFPELEGKLHNLSEKHFEAVLPVQFQHILKEEHLEECSYENLE; this is encoded by the coding sequence ATGAAAGAATTCCAAATCACCGAAAACGAGGCCGGACAGCGCTTTGACAAATATCTTGCAAAACTACTCCGGAATGCACCCAAAAGCTTTTTTTATAAAATGCTTCGCAAAAAAAACATCACATTAAATGGCAGAAAAGCAACTGGAAACGAAAAGCTCAACACCGGAGACCAGATCAGACTGTTTCTCAGTGATGAAACTTTTTCAAAATTCAGTCAGCAGGAACAGACAGCAAGGGCCGTAACTGATCTGGATATCATCTATGAAGACACTGATATTCTTCTGATCAACAAACCGGCAGGTATGCTTTCTCAGCCAGATGATACCAAAGAACCTTCCATGGTAGAATACCTGATTGGATATCTTCTTCAAAATGGTTCACTGACAGAAGAAAATCTGCGGACCTTTCATCCTTCCGTATGCAACCGTCTGGACAAAAATACAAGCGGTGTTATCGCAGCCGGAAAATCTCTTGCAGGACTGCAGGAACTGTCAACGTTATTTCATGACCGTACCGTTCATAAAGACTATTTATGCATCGTTAAGGGAAAGCTTACCCGCTCGCGGCATATCCGTGGATATCTGCATAAAGATGCAAACCTGAATAAAGTAAGTGTTTCACCGACAAAAGAAAAAGATGCCCAGCCAATCGAAACACAGTACACACCTATCTGCAATAATGAGCATGCAACTCTTTTGAAAGTACGACTGATCACGGGCCGTACACATCAGATTCGTGCGCATCTGGCATCTGAGGGACATCCTCTGGCCGGTGATGCAAAATACGGCAGCCAGGAATTCAATCGATATTTCCGTGATCATTATGGGCTGAAACATCAGCTTCTCCATGCTTATCGCCTGACTTTTCCTGAACTTGAAGGAAAATTGCATAACCTGTCCGAAAAACATTTTGAGGCAGTTTTACCAGTGCAATTTCAACATATATTAAAAGAAGAACATTTAGAGGAGTGTAGTTATGAAAATCTGGAATGA